The segment ATTTTTCAATGGTGAAGGGGCTCCGAAACTATCAAAATAGGAAACTTCATGAAAGATAAACCACCAATTGCTTGTATAAAGTAGAGAAGAGACTGCATCTCCCCTTACTGTATGAAGAAGTTCTTTGTCAAATAACGTTACCCACACGATAATAACCATAATCATGACATATGCAGCAGGAAGGAGACGCCGCATCCGCCCGACCCAAAACTTACGCAAATTTATTGTAAACCTCTCTCCATGATCCGGTAAGATGATCGATGTGATTAAATAACCTGATAAAACAAAAAAGATACTTACCCCGAGGAACCCACCTTTAGCCCAGCTGAAGTTAAAATGGTATGCAATGACAAATAATACCGCTAGAGCTCTAAGCCCATCCAATCCACGGATATAACGGCGTTTTTCTACTTTTCCTCTCATAATCTCTTCCTCCAATTTTTGTTCTGCCCTATGTTGAAAATAAATAATAGTTTGGGAGAGTAAAAAATCATTCCGATGAATAGACGTGGCCGCCCAATCATTTAGTTTCAAAAAAAACAAAAGTAAATAAATTACATTTATTTACTTTTTTGAGAACAAAAATATTTGTTCTATTCAACAATGGTTGTTTAAAAAGAGATAAAATTGGTTGGTATCATTTTTGATTGTGCGAATGAAACTTTTTAAGGATGTTTCTTCGTCTAACATACGAAAGATTAATCAGCATGATTTTATGCTTTCTTAAGAAGGTATTTTTGCAAAAAGGGGCCATCTAAATAATGAAGAAAAAACATATGAAAAAACTACTTGTCACCTGTATAAATGAGCACAAAGAGGATTTTTATCGGTTGGCATTCAGTTATGTGAAAAATCAAGAGGATGCATTGGATATCATCCAGGAATCAATAAAAAAGGCCCTCATTTCGATTGAAACAGTTCAAAAAGCGGAATCGATTAAAAGTTGGCTTTATACGATCATCATTCGTACTTCCATTGATTTTTTAAGAAGACAAAAGAAAATAACTCCTATGGATGATCAAACTATTGAACTACTAAGTCTTGGAAATGAGGACGAATACAAGGACATAGATCTATCCAATGCATTGGAGGAATTACCTGTTAAGTATAAAACCGTCATTATCCTGCGATATTTTGAAGATATGAAACTGGATCAAATAGCTGAAATCATCGGTGAAAATGTTAATACCGTGAAGACAAGGCTCTATAGGGGAATAAAGTTATTGCGCATCAGCATTACGGAGGAGGAAATAATCTGATGGATAAGAAATTAAGAAATTTGAAAAAAGAATATAAAGATACACCTATCCCAGATGAATTGGATTTTATCGTAAAAAAAGCCCTCAAGGAAAAAAATAAAAGAAATGGGAGCTGGATGAAGCGTATTATTGGTGTAGGAATAGCGGTGCTGGTATTCATCACGGTGGTTAATGCGAGTCCGAGCTTTGCAAATGCCTTATCAAGGATGCCTGTGGTTGGTTCACTCATTAAGGTGTTGACTGTTAAGGAATTTAAAGTGGACGAGGGAACAGCCAAAGTGGATATAAAAGTACCTGCCATTACGAGCATGGAAAATGAAACACTCGAATCCACCTTGAATGAAAAATACCTAGAAGAAAGTAGAAAACTATACAGTGATTTTCTATCGGAAATGAAGGAAGTAAAGGAGAATGGTGGAGGTCATTTGGGTGTGGAAAGCGGTTATGACGTAAAAACCGACAATGAACAAATTCTTGCTGTGGGCAGATATGTTGTAAGCACGGTTAATTCATACTCAGAGTATACCTATGATACGATCGACAAGAAAAATGAACTTTTGATCACCTTACCGAGTTTATTTAAAGATGGTGAATATATAAACCTGATAAACGAAAATCTCGAGGAACAGATGAAGAGTCAAATGGAAAGCGACTCTGACAAGTTTTATTGGTTGGAAGGGGAAATGGGCTTTAAAACAATTGCCAAAGATCAAAGCTTTTATATTAACGATGAAAGTAAACTTGTCATCGTATTTAATAAATACGAAGTCGCACCGGGGTATATGGGTGTTTGTGAATTTACCATTCCGACGGATGTCATTGAGGATATATTAGTAAGTAAAGAATATATTAAATAGCAGAATTCCAACAAAAAA is part of the Sutcliffiella sp. FSL R7-0096 genome and harbors:
- a CDS encoding sigma-70 family RNA polymerase sigma factor, with amino-acid sequence MKKKHMKKLLVTCINEHKEDFYRLAFSYVKNQEDALDIIQESIKKALISIETVQKAESIKSWLYTIIIRTSIDFLRRQKKITPMDDQTIELLSLGNEDEYKDIDLSNALEELPVKYKTVIILRYFEDMKLDQIAEIIGENVNTVKTRLYRGIKLLRISITEEEII
- a CDS encoding DUF3298 domain-containing protein, which encodes MDKKLRNLKKEYKDTPIPDELDFIVKKALKEKNKRNGSWMKRIIGVGIAVLVFITVVNASPSFANALSRMPVVGSLIKVLTVKEFKVDEGTAKVDIKVPAITSMENETLESTLNEKYLEESRKLYSDFLSEMKEVKENGGGHLGVESGYDVKTDNEQILAVGRYVVSTVNSYSEYTYDTIDKKNELLITLPSLFKDGEYINLINENLEEQMKSQMESDSDKFYWLEGEMGFKTIAKDQSFYINDESKLVIVFNKYEVAPGYMGVCEFTIPTDVIEDILVSKEYIK